In Cynocephalus volans isolate mCynVol1 chromosome 3, mCynVol1.pri, whole genome shotgun sequence, one DNA window encodes the following:
- the LOC134372077 gene encoding mucin-19-like: MAEGSAATAAAASAPGLRAGGRGGGRPWGRKAEGGRRRAGGGRGGGRRGGRGGRGGRGGGGTSPPPSPRCARARSAAAPPGSPPRLASAARPDRASSRPPGRRPASPFLLRLRLLPHKYQLLNPSPDLAAAAAATLRSGSGSRDFRAGLGPPRPTSLPLAGWSSCSARSANGSAPLAAEAPPTQPGSSCIGAGGAGGRGGPHARWLAGARDVSALPLPPPPPAALRRAAPALRGATATKPAASGPGCTRERGVAAAVAASVAAASQYRHPNP; this comes from the exons ATGGCTGAGGGCTCCGCCGCCACGGCCGCGGCGGCCTCGGCTCCTGGGCTGCGGGCGGGCGGGCGAGGAGGCGGCCGGCCGTggggaaggaaggcagagggaggaaggCGGCGAGCGGGCGGGGGGAGAGGGGGCGGGCGGCGGGGGGGAAGGGGCGggcgcggcggccgcggcggcggcgggacTTCCCCGCCTCCCTCGCCTCGGTGCGCCCGCGCTCGCTCGGCCGCGGCTCCTCCCGGCTCCCCGCCTCGCCTCGCCTCAGCCGCCCGCCCTGACCGCGCCTCCTCCCGCCCTCCGGGCCGGCGCCCCgcttcccccttcctccttcgCCTCCGCCTCCTTCCACACAAATACCAACTCCTCAACCCGAGCCCAGatctcgccgccgccgccgccgccacactccgctcgggctcgggctcgcgAGATTTCCGCGCTGGCCTCGGCCCGCCCCGCCCTACCTCACTCCCACTCGCTGGCTGGTCTTCATGCTCCGCCCGCTCTGCCAATGGATCGGCCCCGCTTGCCGCCGAGGCCCCGCCCACTCAGCCGGGCTCTTCCTGCATTGGGGCCGGCGGGGCAGGGGGGCGGGGCGGCCCTCACGCGCGCTGGCTGGCCGGGGCGCGTGACGTCAGCGCGTTGCCGCTGCCACCGCCTCCTCCCGCCGCTCTGCGACGTGCGGCTCCCGCCCTCCGCGgtgcaacagcaacaaaacccgCCGCCTCAGGCCCGGGCTGCACTCGGGAGCGGGGCGTCGCCGCCGCAGTCGCCGCCTCGGTAGCGG cgGCTAGCCAATACCggcatccgaacccttga